CTACCTCCCAATGTATGTGTAGCATGGGGGTGGTGTTGTTGTAGGGAGGTTCTCAAAATGCACATCAAGGTTCTTGTTTTTCTATAACCCAAAGACcactttttattcttcttccaaCCACGTGCTTTCTCTCACTTAAAATAATCAGGTAAGTTAGAACATTCTTCTGACAGGGATATACTGACAGTACAAAATATGTTTGAATTCATCTTGCAGTTTGAGCTGAACTATTCACTTCCTGAACCTTGATCTTCACCTCaatttttcaagaagaaaaaaaaaattaactatagcgtgcaaaagaaaatttgtaaaaCCTTTACCAtgtaaatttgtaaaactcacttgtcttctttttcccATCCTCCCAATCCCCAAAGTTAGTGAATCACAGAAACAACTTTAACAAGTATTCTCTACAGGTCTCCAGAGAAATGTTGAAAGACTCTACTTGACCTCATTCCTTTCAATATTGGAGTTGTCCCTGCCAAGATATTGGACACAGAAAGACACAAATAAGGGCtgtgggaaggaggggagaggttTCAGTACCAAATGGGTAGTGAGATTAAGGCcagagtatgtgtatgtgttcagttgcttaattgtgtatgactccttgtgacccgccaggctcctcagtccatgagattctccaggtaagaatgctggaatgggctgccatgccctcctccaggggatcttctgacccagggatcaaacccgcgtctactgtgtctcctacatttgcaggtggattctttaccactgtgccacctgggaagccctgagattaAGGCCAAGTCAAGGTCAAATCAAGCCAGGGCTGATTATTAAAGTCCATACTGAAGGTACCCCACCTCTACCCCTTCCCTTACTTCCCAGAGTGCTTAGTAAAGAAGGGTCTAGTCATAGCCCTGTAATAATGCCTGAGAGTCCAAAACTAAGGAGATAGAGATAAGCAagggcgggcttccctggtggctcagtggtaaagaatctgcctgtgagatgtgggtttgatccctgggttgggaagatcctctggagaaggaaacagcaacccactccagtattcttgcctgcagtggaagtgagagtcttaaccactggacagccagggaagtccccagtattcttgtctgggaaatcttgtggacagaggagcctggtgggctacagtccatggggctgtaaaagAGTCGAACttgtcttagcaactaaacaataacagcagcCACTGAATTGgtataaatcaaaagaaaaatgattcaatATGCCTTAAATAGTCATTGCACAATTCTTACTACACTCAGTGTGCCTTGCTTAAAAGGTTTGGTACTACATCATAAAGGAGCTGTTTATATAGGGACTGTGAATCTCATTTTATATAACAgttgatgctcagtaaatatttgttgaatttagtTGAATTTAAAGTGTGAGCAGATAAAACGTGACAGATGGTTTTCAGTATGGACAATataatagaaaaaggaaataatccaAATTATATCTGTTGAATGTCAAACCTTAGGTTAGCAAAACTCAGACGTCTTATTGTTAATACACACAATTGCCTGTTTGTATTGGCTGAATGCATTAGCCTCAATTATGTAGGTAGGGCCAATTTATTCATAAAGGTCCTTATAAAAGCAAGGCAGGAGGCTTAGTGTGAGAGACAGAGGTGTGATGCTGGCTGCAGAAGTTAGAACAGTGCAGTCAGGAGCTGAGGAACAGGGATGGCCTCTAGGAGCTCCAAAGAGTTAGAAAACCAGTTTTCTTCTAGAACCTCCAGAAGGAAGGCAGACCAACCAAGAAGTTGATTTTAACCCAACCAGaatgattttggacttctggcatATATAACTGTAAGACaagtttgtgttgttttaagctctgaattttgtggtcatttgttacagtgTCAAAGAGTAGTTAATATGCtgctcatttgttcattcattcagctctGGTTTCAGCCATTTACTGTAGTTCCAGACAGTCTCATACCTCCGCTTAGAACACCCTTTCCATCCATCTACCTCCACCCTATCTTGTTCTTCAAAAGTAATTTAAACCATCACTTCCCCTTTGGAGTATTTGCCTGCCCTGGGCCCCTACACTGTCCAGCACCTCTGAGCACATCTCCTTTGCAGCACTTACCACACTTGAGTTGCAATCATTGATTGCTGTATTCCTTCCTGTTGGTACCACTTTGCCAAGTTCTTGCTTAAGCAAGCAGCTTTGTTACTTGATCCTTACTTATTTGCCAGGTCCCTCCAGCATAACAAGGTGACAGAGAAGGGGTCGAATCCTCTGTGtttgtacacatgcacacacgtgtctTCCCTGCATGTTTCATATCAGTACACAGTGTTCCCCAAAAAGCAGCATCAAATAAGTgcttatttgaaaaagaatgaaccaGTCTGCTTTGTAACAAGTCACTTCTCAAATTGTCAAAAGAGTAAACATGTGTGATATTACTATAACATGTTTTTATTGTACCATTTACTAAGCTGCTATAAGAAATTAAGCTCACTTATTCAGTTTTCTTCTTGAGGAGGAACTCTGAATAGCGCTTTTTTCTAGTCAAAATTACCTAGTTTTCAGACTGATAGATCTTTCGATTCAGCCATCAGATGTGGTATCTAACACAGTAAAACTTGTTTATCACTTGACATGTATGAATCAGCTACCTACTGTGTGCAAGTATTGCTTGGGACATGGAGGAGCAAATGAATAAACCAAAACTTCCAATTTGCAGACAGGAAGAGGCAAGTAAATACTACAAAACAGAACACTATAAAGAAAAGAAGTAACATAATGGTAAAGAAGTTAGTTATTTTTTCCTTGGAGTAGATAACCAGTCTTTAATGAGACAGATGGTGgtttgacatgagtttgagtaaattccgggagttggtgatggacagggaggcctggtgtgctgcagcccatggggtcgcaaagagtcggacacgactgagcaactgaactgaactgatggtggtcaacaaaagaatagGTGGTAGTAGTTAAGAACCAgtactttagggacttccctgttggtccacaatgcaggagacatgggttcgatccttggttggggaactgggatcccacgtgccatggggcaactaagccggtgcaccacaactactgagcctacactccacaacaaaagatcccacgtgccacaataaAGACCTGATTCAgtcaaacaaaaatgaagaatttttcttagaaaaagaacCAGGACTTTACATTTAAATGGAAGTGTATTCAAATCTAGTTTCATTACTCCCTGTGTGcccttggacaaattacttaccTGCCCTGAGCCCAgctcagtgtttaaaaaaaaaaaaaggcaggggtgGAGGAATAATAGGCATATTCTCTCATGACGTTATTatgataattatataaaattcatagaaaatgCCTAACATGGTGCCAGGCACCATGGCAAGCAATTAAtgcattgttgtttttgttgtttagtcgctaagtcatttgtgactcttgtgaccctatggactagcccaccaggctcctctctgcatggcattctccaggccagaatactggagtgggtagccattcctttctccaggggatcttcccaacccagggattgaacccaggtatcccacattggtGGGTGGATCCTTTACCCGGAGGGAAGCCTAATTAatgcatgctatgctaagtcacttcagtcatgtccgactctgtgcgaccccatagacggcagcccaccaggctcccccgtccctgggattctccaggcaagaacactggagtgggttgccatttccttctccaatgcatgaaagtgaaaagtgaaagtgaagtcgctcagtcctgtccgactcttagcgaccccatggattgcagcctaacaggctcctctgtccatgggattttccaggcaagagtactggagtggggtgccattgccttctccgaattcatGCATAGTggctattatttatttaaaacactgaaTAACATTTCTGAATTATTATTTCAAAACCAGATTTTTTTACATGATACCACAtgttgttaaaaaagaaaattcactctACAAATACTGGGAAAATGCAGAGGATGCTGTTGTGCTTCACATTCCTCCTCCTGACTGAGGAACTCATTCTCCCAGGAGCTGCCAGGAGTTTGGCTTCTGAAGGCTCACAGCTGATTCCCCTTGAGAAATTTGACTCTGAATTACTTCAGCTACCATTGCGACCCCCTGCTGGTCAAGcgggagaaatttttttttttttttttttttagtttttgaaaaaattttattttatattggagtatagttaatttacaatgttgttttagtttcaaatatacagcaaagtgattcgggtatacatatacatatatcaattctttttcaggttcttttccatataggttattacagaatattgagtagagttcctctgctatacagtagatccttgttgtttactatttttaaaaacttacttattttttaattgatgggTAATTGGCATACAGAATTTTGtccttttctgtcaaacctcaacgtgaatcagccataggtatacatgttccctccctcttgaacctccctccattttttaatttatttatttattttattccctggtaaagaatcctcctggaatgtgggagacctgggtttgatccctggattgggaagatcccctggagaagggaatggctacccactccagtattcttacctgggtagtcccatggacagaggagcctggcgagctacagtccatggggttccaaagagtcagacacgattgagtgactaagcacagtacatttttaattttaattggaggataattactttacaatattgtgatggtttttgccgaAGGCCCACCCCAACCACAGAGCTCCCTTAAGTGGCTGAGGCATCTATGGAAACCTCTTTGGCTTTCATCATTCCCTCACAGAGGTTGTTCCCAACAGCCCGCCATAAACTTGCTCACCAGTCTCCATATCAGAGTCACGCTCCTCAAGGCAGCTGAATTAACTCAATCACCCGTTGTATGGTCAGGGCACTGCTGTGGAGCAGGGTAGGCAAACTTCTTTTGTGGAAGGAAAGATAGTGTTTTGGGCTTCGGTTGACCACATGTTCTCCATGACATTTACTGAGCTTTGCCTTTCtagtgtgaaagcagccataaagaatacagaaatgaaaaaaaaaaaaaaaagaatacagaaatgaaTAGATATGGCTTTGCCCCAATGAAGCCTTGTTTAATGGACACTGAATTTGAATATCATAATTCTCGTGTCATAAaatattcttccttttattttaaaatggctgAAAAAATTCTTAGCTCATGGGAGTTCAAAGCATGTAACTAGGTgtattgtggtcatcatttcgTAATATGCAAATAGCAAATCATGTTGTGCATGTGAAACTAATGTGTTATATGCAGATTGTTGTTGGTGCTGTTGTTTAATCGatacgttgtgtctgactctttgggaccccatggactgtagcctaccaggctcctctgtccagtgggattctccaggccagaatactggagtgggttgccatgccctcctccagggcatcttcccaacccagggatcgaatgcatgtctcctgcattgatagattctttaccactgagccaccggggaagccctctcaATAAAAGAAACAGGTGGCAGGCTAGATTTGGCCAATGAGTCAGTATTTGCAAATCCTTGAACTAGAGGAATTAAGTGGAGCAGTGGGACTCTCATGAAGCTACCATTCTACTTCATGCATTTACAGAATTTGACACCATGAGATCCTAGAGCTTGTAAGAGAATACAAAAACCCCTTCCTGGCTCCAGAAGGGACAAGAGAGCatgtagaaaaagaagagaaaaatgggaaaaataagatGCATAATTCCTTTTCAAGCTTACTACCACCAAGAAAATCAAACACGGCAAAACAAAGCAGTAGTTTAATATTCACTATGTGGTATTTTTCAGTTTAGAAAACTTCATCCCCCCAGTAAACAGAATTAGATTTGTGTGGCTGTATTTGAGGTCGTAGCTaagtaatcattaaaaaataaaagcacaattgcaatttgctactattttcatctttataaagaatatatttttaaatgatctggTACAGGATAGGGAAAATAGatacaaatgtattttttgaaAACTGTTTGAACCTGTCTTTCTACCCAAATGTAGCAGCCTTCAGTGGTCCATTCCCCTCAAGAAGAAACAACTTGGAGGATTTTACTTGGGTGACAAACATATTCTTAACCCCCTACCCTGAAACCTTTGGCTTTTAGTTTTGCCATGGTgtccattcttcttttttaaatttatttatttatttattttaattcaaggataatttctttacagaattttgttgttttctgccgagtatcaacatgaatcagccattggtatatatatgtctcctccctcttgaccttccctcccatttccctccccatccctcccctctaggttgatacagagcccctatttgagttcactgagacatacagcaaattgccactggatatctattttacatatggtgatgtaagtttccatgttactctctccatatatctcaccctcacctcccctctccccgtgtccataagtctgttctctatgtctgtttctccattgctgccctgcaaataaattcctTGGTACCgtctttatagattccatatatatgcgttaatatatgatatttatctttctttttctgactcacttcactctgtataataggctctaggttcatctacctcattagaactgactcaaatgtgttcctttttatggctgagtaatattccattgtttatatgtaccataacttctttatctattcatctgtcaatggacatctaagttgcttctatgttctagctattgtaaatagtgctgcaatgaacattgggatacatgtgtcttttttaattttggtttactcagggtacatgcctaggagtgggattgctgggtcatatggtggttttattcctagttttttaaggactctccatacatTGTGTGCATCCttacttggtttttcttttttttccttttctgtattccCTTATATGAATCATACCTtcttttttgatcatttttattttttctttgttgctgTACAGCCCTCACTTGGAAGTCATTATAGCTCCTCTCCCCACATTCCTTCACGTGTAATATTATGAGATTTCCTCTTAATCCATACCTGACCTGCAACCAACCTTTTGTTCTCTACCCCTTGCCAACCCCTTCCTGCACATTCTCAGAATAAATGAATACTTGTTGCTTAGGATTTGAGTAGTTGAGAAAGAGCAATGGAAGCACCCTCTCTATGGATTCACGTTGCTATACTGAGAAATATGGAGACTCGGCGTGCTGATTTCGGTTGACCCATACTGTAATAGGCGATTAATGACGATATCCCTGGCTTTCGAGATCTCCAGGTTCTTCTCTATAGAGACTTGAATACTAATTTGGTCCACGTTTGTCATGATGAGTTCAGATGCCAGAATCTGGGTAGGTGAACTGTCATGAAACCCAGTGTCCATAAAGTACTGCTTATACAACTCCACCAGCTTCTGCTCCAGGTATTCATTCAGCACCGCATTCGAAATAGGCTTCTGCATTTGTaggctgtttttctctttgatgcTGGTTATCCTCCAGTACGATGAATACCGCTGGATAGGGGTGGGTGGCAAGTCGCTGGGCTGAGTGAACATGGAAtcctccatggacaaaggaatctcAGATGATTTCAGCAAAGGACCATATTGAAAACTACCCTCAGAGGGGAAATCAGTTGTCGCTGAATTAATGGCCATCACCTGGCCCCCTGCAATCTGTAAGTCATTGTAATTCTTGCAGATACTCTTGCAGGAAGGTGGGACCAAGTAGGTCTCTCTGCTGGTGTCTCTG
This genomic interval from Bos indicus x Bos taurus breed Angus x Brahman F1 hybrid chromosome X, Bos_hybrid_MaternalHap_v2.0, whole genome shotgun sequence contains the following:
- the CXHXorf21 gene encoding uncharacterized protein CXorf21 homolog, whose protein sequence is MLSEGYLSGLAYRNDIQWSYPSSNEQVAEEKEEEMEATAAASLSYSSVDETQVQNLYVSCKSSGKVISSVYSRESQHSRNPRITVLQTNPNPVYESPNLAAVELYRDTSRETYLVPPSCKSICKNYNDLQIAGGQVMAINSATTDFPSEGSFQYGPLLKSSEIPLSMEDSMFTQPSDLPPTPIQRYSSYWRITSIKEKNSLQMQKPISNAVLNEYLEQKLVELYKQYFMDTGFHDSSPTQILASELIMTNVDQISIQVSIEKNLEISKARDIVINRLLQYGSTEISTPSLHISQYSNVNP